The sequence below is a genomic window from Lolium perenne isolate Kyuss_39 chromosome 7, Kyuss_2.0, whole genome shotgun sequence.
agcacaaaaatagtaatccatgcttccctctgcgaagggcctttcttttactttatgttgagtcggtttacctacttctttctatcctagaagcaaacacttgtgtcaactgtgtgcattgattcctacatacttgcttatttgcattcatcatattactttgtgttaacaattatccatgagatatacatttgaagttgaaagcaactgttgaaacttatatcttcctttgtgttgcttcaaaactttctactaagaatctattgctttatgagttaactcttatgcaagacttattgatgcttgtcttgaaagtactattcatgaaaagtctttgctatatgattcagttgtttagtcattatctttaccattgctttgaatcacttcattcatctcatatgctttacaatggtattgataaagattatgatagtagcatgtcacttcagaaattatccttgttatcgtttacctactcgagggcgagtaggaactaagcttggggatgcttgatacgtcctcaacggatctataatttctgatgttccatgctagtttaatgacaatacatacatgttttgctcacactttataatgattttatgcattttccggaactaacctattaacaagatgccgaagtggcagttcctattttctgctgtttttggttccagaaaggctgttcgggcaatattctcggaattggacgaaacaaaatcccacgatcttatatttcacggaaggttccagaagtccgaaggggagacgaggaagggcagcaggggacccacaccatatggcggcgcgggtggcccctggccgcgcccacctatggggagggagccccctggtcctccgactccgcctcttcgcctatataatctctcgtgacgtaaaaaccctacaccaattgacgaaactccagaaagactccaggggcgccgccgccatcgcgaaacttcgtttcgggggacagaaatctctgttccggcacgccgccgggatggggaattgcccccggagtcatctccatcgacaccaccgccatcttcatcgccattgctgtctcccatgatgaggagggagtagttctcccctgaggctgagggctctaccggtagctatgtggttcatctctctctcccatggtgtgatctttatgtgatcatgagctttgtatcactattaatctatgtgctactctagtgatgttattaaagtagtctattcctcctccgtgatgtaatgttgacagtgtgtgcatcatgtagtacttggcgtaggttatgattgtaatctcttgtagattatgaagttaactattactatgatagtactgatgcgatctattcccctttcatagctattgttgacagtgtgtatgctatgttagtactcggtctaaattgcaacggtctattatgcactctagaggttactttaatatgaactccggatgttgtggagcttgtttactccggcttgaggtgtgcttttatagccctacacaatgaatggtgtttcttatccaacaagagagtgtgagaaagtagcacaagtgaagagaatttatttatttatgtgatcattgttgagagtgtccactagtgaaagtatgatccctaggccttgtttctaagcattgaaacaccgtttccaacaagttctgttacatgttcgcttgctgccatttttatttcagattgcaattactacttacaatcatccatattacttgtatttcactatctcttcgccgaactagtgcacctatacatctgacaagtgtattaggtgtgttggggacacaagagatttcttgtatcttaattgcagggttgcttgagagggatatctttgacctctacctccctaagttcgataaaccttgggtgattcacttaagggaaacttgctgctattctacaaagctctgctcttggaggcccaacactgtctacaggaatagaagcatgcgtagacatcaccaatcctcaggatcttgtaaGCCATCGATTTTTTtttaattatcgggtagcttaaaccctgatggaactcgagttttgcggactcgtctcgtgaagcacgggagcccgcacatatcttcttcatcaacctctggtgagtgccgacgttcccttctttcctgtcgcgctctgtccacccttgctttgcGTCGCTGTGTCTCTTGCGCCACTTGTTCTCGCAGGATCTTGTACCGctccagtaggtcgtggactattttgccttgcagatccTTGGGGGGCGTATTTGCgaatgctgttcccatggctccaactcctgccatggccatgttatatagCACTTCTCGTGGATATCCGGGAGGTGgccaggatgaaagcttgtgtcgccatgtatccggcttctggtgttttgggaataatattccccctcgtgtcaatcgacataaaggacatgtcgaggttttgaactaggttctccctgtcagcctcaggtatattctgcaaccgagatcttgccctatttcgagctgctctgtgactatctcccaaagttcctgattgtcgactcaactccgctcttcgcctgcttgacgcggaagccgcgGCTTGCCTCCTATCCAGCTCAACTTTCTGTTTTTCGAGCTCTCGCCTggcacgggcgagtctatattgatacgcttgtaacTCTTCAGCTGTCGCAGTTACggtcattggctctgtgccatcaatagctcttgcaactctatcccacactgcttgcggaaattgcaccatctctcgtgttccaggcccgacatattttgttcccaaacctcgcgtaagatcagcgggattgATGTACGGATTCCCcgcgttatcgaagttctctgatgtctcctcctgtggtcgGCTTGTCTCTCCGATTGCACAAATTTGatggtattttgaattttgatctttgtcgggattggtgacaccgtcatatagatcggcgaagacctctccaacaatagtggatctgtcgatgaagctgaagttgtcgatgatgtccgagtcgctgcttatattggagtccgcagacgactcgaaggacatgtcatcgaagatcttgacgagcttttcgcttgctgtAGTTTTGATGAAGCGTGTCAGCGAAATCTCCTCATCGCCTGTCTCGAACGATGACGACGAGCCCAGAAAAttggaatcgaccaccgacaatCCCGACGAAGTCGGAACCTTGAGGCGATACGattcttctttctcgacgcggaagtggaaccttccgaacgtcatctccataggctcctccaaatacgCATAtggatccaaacgggagggcgggtgaggaacaaaatcgactagatcagtttcgatctgtttacctctatccatcgcattgcttgctatcgaagaagtcgacgatcttgaacgtgccatcgagatcaactCCTTGTCGCctataattcccacagacggtgccaattgacatggtattaacttgtcaatgcctacggattgtagactagggtttagttggaattagagggcaagtagatctcgagggtttcagccggaaaagtactcgactactaaaaactagggttgcgttaacaatagattcgatcctttcttcgtcccttgacccccccttatataggaggcggagccgagggtttcgtgatacacaagttacagagttcgggagacaATCTGAGTCCATCCCATAGTAGTTACAAGTCAATATTCCTAATActattctatctttccaaactctctcctaactgggcttccgggctttataatcttcgggtcgtgggccttcagtaaaaccccgggtaccatctttggcatgcccattggggatgcctatgtcaacgatGCCTGCCCATTCGACTTTCCTCCAGCACCCCCAACCGAATGAACAATTTGGGATGCTCCGACACCTGGTTTATTTCGGGCAACCTCTGCAGTTTGTTTAGCAGCAACAATAAGTAATTTGTCAACTCGGTCTTGTTGCTTCACCAAAGCATCACCCAATAAACGATCTAATTCCTCAACAGTAGCTTGAGGAGCCCTAAGTGTTTTATCTGGAGCACTATACTTCGGCTTATCTGTCGACATATGGGATGCCGACATAGACATACCAGAATTCACTTCCCGGCGCAAGTCCTTATCTAAGTTACGACCTCTAAGCCGGGTTGCCGCTACTCTGCTAGGATCTGCATCTACGGAAGCAAATCCATGGCTacatgtactcacgtagggtaatGTTCAACGCCTGCTGAGCACGGGCCACCTCGTTGTCTCCACTGAGAAGGTTCTGGCGCTAAGCCTCTAGCTCGGTCTGATTTGTGGTCACGTCAGCATCGGGCGCGACCGGCGCCGATAGCTTGTCCATGACGGCTTGGAGAGGAGTTGATGTCGGGGGCACTGCAGAGGTGCCGGCCTTATTCTGCTTCCGCTCCAGCGCCCGCTGGGCCGTGCGCCCGGACTTGGTGGGGACGTCCTTGTTGCCGGCTGCGGCTTTGCGGGTGCCATTcgcgccagccatcatcacctccacgatgTCACCCGTGGGCCACGCAGAGTGCTGGTGGATCAGGTGCCACCAGCACCACCGCAGGGAACCTGCGTGCCGCCGTAGTGCCGACGTAGATCCGACGCGCGCCGAAGAGAACGAAGCTGCCATTCCTGGGGAAGGCCCCATTGGCGCAgctgccagcgttgtcgctgacgaagTCCAGCAAGCCGAGCCTCTAGACGAGGCCAGAAACCACAAGCTCGCAGGAGGCGGTGATGAACCCCGTCCGAATATGAACCCCAACCGACGCAACTGTTGGCctcatggtgggcgccaactatcgtcGTTGTGAACAAACAGATGCAGAGGAGGGGGAGGTGAAGAACTCACACACACGATGACacaaggttttacccaggttcgggccctcgtgaggaggtaacacccctactcatGCTTGTCTGAGATGTATAAGCATAATATGAGCTACAATGGAGTTCCTCAAGCTCTGAgctagaggtagaagatgaagtcTACAtctagaggtagaagaagaagtgtTGAAGCACCTAAGTTAGCATCAAAAGGGGAATCCCGTGCAAGGGAGTGCTACCTCTCCTTATATAGTGGAGAGGTAGCTTACAAGAGAAGGAGCCCTAGAATGGGCCGATCCACATCATCTTTGCCTACGTTGGGCTTGTCTTGGATCGTAGCTTTGACCTTGATCGTGAAGTCCTTTCTGTGTTCTGGCTTCTGGCACTGTGGAGCTGACCACTGTAGCTCTGCGCATTGTAGCCTCTTCGCCATCGGCGTGCTTTGGCCACTGTTGGAACTTAGCGATGCTCTCGCCGTGAGGAGATCCTCTGTATCCCCTCCATGTCTGATAGTGGCACGACCGGATCTTTGACTCCAGGACTGGCATATGACCGTTAGCACTATGCCGGATCCCTAACCCGGCTTCATTTGAACATGTCGGATCTTTGTCCTTCGTCCCTCTTGGCAAGCTCCAGCTTAACTTGAACTCCTCCGGCTCAAGGTACGCCGGTATCCTCACTCTGGCATAGTCATGCCGGTATCTCAGATCGTACAATCCGGGTGACCTTTAATAAGGTCACCATCATTTTAAATGATAATCAAACTTATCTAAATTACTTATATAAACCGGTAACTAGTCGCCTGACTTAggcatattagccatgctcttaaccacccgggggtcatcccccactGTCAAAAAATTGAAGGCTTGGATTTTTGCAGATGAATGGAATTACTAAGTGCACGCAAGACTTTGATTAAATCCATTCATGCGGTTAGATGTAAGTAAGTGAACCTATCATGGATGGTGCTGAGAGATCCGTGTATGTAGTAAAGTTCCTGTTTACTCTTTATTAGTAGTGGAGATGAGCTATTCTTTCTCTCGGCCCCGGTGTGTATGTGCTCTGTATCTGCTCCAGAGCCTGTAAACCTGATGTAGGCACTTGTGTTTTACAAATGGAAATTCTACTGGCCCTCCCATCACGACGTTCCCACAGAAAATGAGTTGATCATAAAAATTTAGCTGGAGCCAAAGTGACATACAATAGTGTACCAGTGAAAAGCATTGTGTTAATTAACAGCCGCTTTACCAGTTCCATCCTACCTCTACATTTGATCCAGATTTCGTAGCTAaccatcttggcttacgtttattACCTAGGTAACCAGCACTGGATGGATCAACAAGATGCAGATAAAGATCACTTAGCTATTTATAAGTCGACAAACATGATTTATCTCAACGTGACCTGCAGTTGATCTCATAACTACCTCTCTTTGTTTTAACACAACTACCCTTCTTTTCCTTTGCCTAACTAGCTAGCCAACAGCCCATGGATAAAGAATACTATGATATATGTACGCATTACTAAAATATCAAAATTAGGTTGTGCAATTTTAGAAATAGAGCTGGCCTCTACATCAATCGATGCAACAAGATTTATTACGAAGTTCATAGTATACCTGAAAATAGTAGAACCCGTTGGAAGAAACACATGGAAAATTAAGCATCGGCAACTCTGTTAGGACTTATGAGGCACGTAAAGCCTAGTACGTTTAGGGCATGTTAACTAAGAAGTCACAACTTTTTTGGGCAATTCGGCAATTCAGCATAGTTAATGTAGACTAATTAATAACAAGAAGTATCATGTGAAGGTGATAAACCAGCTAGCCTGATGGTACTTCTCATTAAATTAGTTTGCGTAAGTTTCAgagatgaaattctattattcaaaAGGTCCATTATACTAGCTTCAAAAGGGTTTAAAAGCCTTCGAAGAAATGCATGGGAAATTCAGTATAAATTAACAAGTCTGTTATGACTTCACGCTGGTACCTCAAGGGCATGTTAGCTAAACAGTGACAAGTTCTATATATCAGCATTCCTCCATATATGTGTTCTTGAAAAACAAAGATGACCTCAAGTTCAACTTCATTTTTTTAAAGAACTTCATCGCACAAATATACAATATGGCCGCTACTTAAGCAGGTTGAGCAGAGGCTCATCAAACCAACCGAATATCTCGCCTCTAAAGCCAGCTGATTTCAGGCATGCAGAACGCtataaccctagctttgctcctactCTTCACTCTCCTGATCACGAAGCAGCGTTGTGTGGATGGGCAGGCCTTCTGCCGGTCCCAGATCAGCTTGGCAAACGAGGCGTGCAGCCTGAGGAACTTCCCTGGGGTGAGGCCTCCCGTCCCCCGGCAGCAACTCAATGAGTCCTCGACGTCAGCGACAGCAACGACGAACAGCGGCGAGTACCAGCTTCGGTCcagggatgacgacgacgaggaaggggaggaagacgaGGGGCGGCATCACCGTCGGCAGCGGCACCGCCACAGCGCAGAGAACGGCGAAAGGGACCCGTATGACACGGCCTGCTGCCGCCGGCTGATGGCTATCGACAACGCGTGCGTCTGCCAGGCCGTGGCGCGCCTCCCGGT
It includes:
- the LOC127298051 gene encoding uncharacterized protein, which gives rise to MQNAITLALLLLFTLLITKQRCVDGQAFCRSQISLANEACSLRNFPGVRPPVPRQQLNESSTSATATTNSGEYQLRSRDDDDEEGEEDEGRHHRRQRHRHSAENGERDPYDTACCRRLMAIDNACVCQAVARLPVFVTSVWHVIRLTPVDGCDISFECPGSFSTLG